From Bradyrhizobium symbiodeficiens, the proteins below share one genomic window:
- a CDS encoding DUF6894 family protein: protein MVQVYFHCSNTEGTLIDRYGAAVSNLTEARDRASQIMRSMILTPSNEDWRDWVIHVSDDDGEEIFDLPFTAMLGKPH from the coding sequence ATGGTCCAGGTCTATTTTCACTGCTCCAACACCGAGGGCACGCTGATCGACCGCTACGGCGCCGCCGTCTCCAATCTCACCGAGGCGCGCGACCGTGCCTCCCAAATCATGCGGTCGATGATCCTGACGCCCAGCAACGAAGACTGGCGCGACTGGGTGATCCACGTCAGCGACGACGACGGCGAAGAGATTTTCGATCTCCCCTTCACCGCCATGCTCGGCAAGCCGCATTGA